From the genome of Populus trichocarpa isolate Nisqually-1 chromosome 15, P.trichocarpa_v4.1, whole genome shotgun sequence, one region includes:
- the LOC7463125 gene encoding DExH-box ATP-dependent RNA helicase DExH12, whose product MAHLGGGAEAHARFKQYEYRANSSLVLTTDSRPRDTHEPTGEPETLWGRIDPRSFGDRAYRGRPAELDEKINKAKRKKKERDAVSEAGPTRQAKRRRLREESVLTSTEEGVYQPKTKETRAAYEAMLSVIQQQLGGQPLNIVSAAADEILAVLKNESVRTQDKRKEIEKLLNPIPNNMFEQVVSIGRLITDYQDAGDGAGASVANGDDALDDGVGVAVEFDEDNEDEEEDSDLDMVPEEEEEEDDVVEPGGSGAMQMGGGIDDDEMGEANEGLNLNVQDIDAYWLQRKISLAYEQQIDPQQCQKLAEEVLKILAEGDDREVETKLLVHLQFDKFSLIKFLLRNRLKIVWCTRLARAKDQEERKQIEEEMMGLGPDLAGILEQLHATRATAKERQKNLEKSIREEARRLKDETGGDGDRDRRGLVDRDAESGWVKGQPQMLDLDSIAFEQGGLLMANKKCDLPVGSFKHQKKGYEEVHVPALKQKPIPPDERFVKISEMPDWAQPAFKGMQQLNRVQSKVYETALFKADNVLLCAPTGAGKTNVAVLTILQQIALNRNPDGSFNNNNYKIVYVAPMKALVAEVVGNLSNRLQEYGVQVKELSGDQSLTRQQIEETQIIVTTPEKWDIITRKSGDRTYTQLVKLLIIDEIHLLHDNRGPVLESIVARTVRQIETTKEHIRLVGLSATLPNFEDVALFLRVDLDKGLFHFDNSYRPVPLSQQYIGINIKKPLQRFQLMNDICYEKVMDVAGKHQVLIFVHSRKETAKTARAIRDTALANDTLSRFLREDSASREILQTHTELVKSNDLKDLLPYGFAVHHAGMTRGDRQLVEDLFADGHVQVLVSTATLAWGVNLPAHTVIIKGTQIYNPEKGAWTELSPLDVMQMLGRAGRPQYDSYGEGIIITGHSELQYYLSLMNQQLPIESQFISKLADQLNAEIVLGTVQNAREACHWLGYTYLYIRMLRNPTLYGLAPDVLTRDITLEERRADLIHSAAAILDKNNLVKYDRKSGYFQGTDLGRIASYYYITHGTISTYNEHLKPTMGDIELCRLFSLSEEFKYVTVRQDEKMELAKLLDRVPIPIKESLEEPSAKINVLLQAYISQLKLEGLSLTSDMVFITQSAGRLMRALFEIVLKRGWAQLAEKALNLCKMVNKRMWSVQTPLRQFHGIPNEILMKLEKKDLSWDRYYDLKPQEIGELIRFPKMGRTLYKFIHQFPKLNLAAHVQPITRTVLRVELTITADFQWEDNVHGYVEPFWVIVEDNDGDYILHHEYFMLKKQYVDEHQVVDLTLNFTVPIYEPLPPQYFIRVVSDKWLGSQTVLPVSFRHLILPEKYPPPTELLDLQPLPVTALRNPSYEALYQDFKHFNPVQTQVFTVLYNTDDNVLVAAPTGSGKTICAEFAILRNHQKGPESVMRAVYIAPLEAIARERYRDWERKFGRGLGMRVVELTGETATDLKLLEKGQIIISTPEKWDALSRRWKQRKYVQQVSLFIIDELHLIGGQGGPVLEVIVSRMRYIASQIENKIRIVALSSSLANAKDLGEWIGATSHGLFNFPPGVRPVPLEIHIQGVDIANFEARMQAMTKPTYTSIVQHAKNGKPAIVFVPTRKHVRLAAVDLMTYSSMDGGEKPPFLLRSIEELEPFIGKIQEEMLRATLHHGIGYLHEGLSSLDQEVVSQLFEAGWIQVCVMSSSMCWGVPLSAHLVVVMGTQYYDGQENAHTDYPVTDLLQMMGHASRPLLDNSGKCVIFCHAPRKEYYKKFLYEAFPVESHLHHFLHDNFNAEVVAGVIENKQDAVDYLTWTFTYRRLTQNPNYYNLQGVSHRHLSDHLSELVENTLTDLERSKCVAIEEDMDLSPLNLGMIASYYYISYTTIERFSSSLTPKTKMKGLLEILSSASEYAQLPIRPGEEEVLRRLINHQRFSFENPRYADPHVKANVLLQAHFSRQSVGGNLALDQREVLLSGSRLLQAMVDVISSNGWLSLALLAMEVSQMVTQGMWERDSMLLQLPHFTKDMAKRCQENPGKSIETVFDLVEMEDDERRELLQMSDSQLLDIVRFCNRFPNIDMSYEVMDGDNVRAGEDITLLVTLERDLEGRTEVGPVDSPRYPKAKEEGWWLVVGDTKSNQLLAIKRVSLQRKSKVKLEFAAPADTGRKSYTLYFMCDSYLGCDQEYNFSVDVGEAAGPDEDSGRE is encoded by the exons ATGGCGCATCTGGGTGGTGGTGCTGAGGCACACGCTCGATTCAAGCAATATGAGTATAGAGCCAATTCTAGTCTGGTACTTACTACTGATTCTCGCCCACGTGATACTCATGAGCCTACTGGTGAACCTGAGACTCTCTGGGGCAGGATTGACCCTAGAAGTTTTGGTGACCGTGCTTATAGAGGGAGACCTGCTGAGTTAGATGAGAAGATTAACAAGGctaagaggaagaagaaggagcggGATGCTGTTTCTGAAGCTGGTCCTACTCGTCAGGCTAAGAGACGGCGCCTTAGAGAGGAGAGTGTTCTCACTTCTACTGAGGAGGGAGTTTACCAGCCCAAGACCAAGGAAACTAGAGCTGCATATGAGGCTATGCTCAGTGTAATTCAGCAGCAATTGGGTGGTCAGCCTCTTAATATTGTCAGTGCTGCCGCTGATGAGATTTTGGCTGTTCTCAAGAATGAGTCTGTTAGGACCCAGGACAAGAGGAAGGAGATTGAGAAGTTGTTGAATCCTATTCCCAACAATATGTTTGAACAGGTTGTTTCGATTGGTAGGCTCATCACTGACTACCAAGATGCGGGTGATGGTGCTGGGGCCTCTGTTGCTAATGGCGATGATGCCCTTGATGATGGTGTGGGTGTCGCTGTTGAGTTTGATGAAgataatgaagatgaggaagaGGATAGTGATCTGGATATGGTGccagaggaggaagaagaggaagatgatGTGGTGGAACCAGGTGGTTCTGGGGCTATGCAAATGGGTGGCGggattgatgatgatgaaatgggGGAGGCAAATGAGGGATTGAACCTTAATGTTCAGGATATTGATGCTTATTGGCTCCAAAGGAAGATTTCACTAGCTTATGAACAGCAGATTGACCCACAACAGTGCCAGAAGCTAGCTGAAGAAGTTCTTAAGATACTTGCTGAGGGAGATGACCGGGAAGTCGAAACAAAGTTGCTGGTCCACCTCCAGTTTGATAAGTTCAGCCTCATTAAGTTTCTTTTGCGGAATAGGCTGAAGATTGTCTGGTGTACACGTTTAGCTAGGGCCAAGGACCAGGAGGAGAGGAAGCAGATTGAGGAGGAAATGATGGGTTTAGGTCCTGATTTGGCAGGAATCTTGGAGCAACTGCACGCCACAAGGGCAACTGCTAAGGAGAGGCAAAAGAACTTGGAGAAGAGTATAAGAGAAGAGGCTCGCCGGCTGAAGGATGAGACTGGTGGAGATGGAGATAGGGATAGGAGGGGACTTGTTGATAGAGATGCAGAAAGTGGTTGGGTGAAGGGCCAGCCCCAGATGCTTGACTTGGACAGCATTGCTTTTGAACAGGGTGGCCTTTTGATGGCTAATAAAAAGTGTGATCTTCCAGTTGGTTCCTTTAAACATCAGAAAAAGGGTTATGAAGAAGTTCATGTACCAGCGTTGAAGCAAAAGCCGATACCTCCTGATGAGAGGTTTGTCAAGATATCGGAAATGCCAGACTGGGCTCAACCAGCTTTTAAAGGGATGCAACAGTTGAACAGGGTGCAGAGTAAAGTCTATGAGACTGCCCTTTTCAAGGCAGATAATGTACTCCTGTGTGCCCCTACTGGAGCAGGAAAAACCAATGTCGCAGTCCTCACTATACTTCAGCAAATTGCTTTGAATAGGAATCCAGATGGttcattcaacaataacaattataagatAGTCTATGTGGCTCCGATGAAAGCCCTTGTGGCTGAAGTTGTGGGTAATTTGTCCAATCGTCTTCAGGAGTATGGTGTCCAGGTGAAGGAACTAAGTGGAGACCAATCACTGACCCGCCAACAAATTGAGGAAACTCAAATAATTGTGACAACCCCTGAAAAGTGGGACATTATCACCAGAAAATCTGGTGATCGCACCTATACTCAGCTGGTGAAACTACTGATTATTGATGAGATTCATCTTCTTCATGATAACAGAGGACCTGTGCTTGAGAGTATTGTTGCCAGAACTGTTAGGCAAATTGAAACCACCAAGGAACATATCCGATTGGTGGGGTTGTCAGCTACACTTCCTAATTTTGAGGATGTGGCATTGTTTCTAAGGGTTGATCTGGATAAGGGGCTCTTCCATTTTGATAATAGCTATCGGCCAGTTCCTCTGTCTCAACAGTATATTGGAATCAATATAAAGAAGCCACTGCAGAGGTTTCAGTTGATGAATGATATCTGTTACGAGAAGGTAATGGATGTAGCAGGAAAGCATCAAGTTCTTATCTTTGTCCACTCAAGGAAGGAAACAGCCAAAACAGCTCGAGCAATAAGGGATACTGCACTTGCTAATGATACTCTAAGTAGATTCTTGAGGGAGGACAGTGCAAGTCGTGAGATTCTCCAAACTCACACAGAATTGGTGAAAAGCAATGATCTCAAAGATCTTCTGCCCTATGGTTTTGCTGTTCATCATGCTGGGATGACAAGAGGTGATCGCCAACTTGTTGAGGACCTCTTTGCTGATGGGCACGTGCAAGTATTGGTTTCTACTGCAACTCTAGCTTGGGGTGTTAACTTGCCTGCTCACACTGTGATTATCAAAGGGACTCAGATTTACAATCCAGAAAAAGGAGCATGGACTGAACTAAGTCCGCTAGATGTTATGCAGATGTTGGGTCGTGCAGGAAGGCCTCAGTATGATTCTTATGGGGAAGGGATTATCATAACTGGCCATAGTGAGCTGCAGTACTATCTCTCTTTAATGAATCAACAACTTCCCATTGAAAGTCAGTTCATATCCAAGCTGGCTGATCAGTTGAATGCAGAAATTGTTCTTGGAACGGTTCAGAATGCTAGGGAAGCTTGCCATTGGCTTGGCTATACATACTTGTACATACGAATGTTGCGAAACCCAACACTCTATGGCCTAGCACCAGATGTTCTTACAAGAGATATTACATTGGAGGAGAGGAGAGCTGATCTG ATACATTCTGCTGCTGCTATCCtggacaaaaataatttggtcAAGTATGACAGGAAGAGTGGATATTTTCAGGGGACTGACTTGGGTCGTATTGCTAGCTACTACTATATTACTCATGGAACAATATCCACATATAACGAGCATTTGAAGCCAACAATGGGAGATATTGAGCTGTGTCGTCTATTCTCACTTAGTGAAGAATTTAAATATGTTACAGTTAGACAAGATGAGAAGATGGAATTGGCGAAGCTTTTGGACCGTGTTCCAATTCCAATCAAGGAAAGCCTGGAGGAGCCTAGTGCCAAAATTAATGTTTTGCTGCAAGCATATATTTCTCAGCTAAAGCTTGAAGGGCTTTCATTGACATCTGACATGGTGTTCATAACTCAG AGTGCTGGCCGTCTTATGCGAGCTCTCTTTGAGATTGTCTTGAAAAGAGGATGGGCCCAGTTAGCTGAGAAGGCTTTGAACTTGTGTAAAATGGTTAATAAGAGAATGTGGAGTGTCCAGACTCCCCTTCGCCAATTCCATGGGATCCCGAATGAAATTCTGATGAAGTTGGAGAAGAAGGATTTGTCCTGGGATAGGTATTATGACCTTAAACCACAGGAGATTGGTGAACTCATCCGATTTCCCAAGATGGGCAGAACACTGTACAAGTTCATCCACCAATTCCCAAAGCTAAACCTTGCAGCGCATGTTCAACCCATCACTCGCACCGTGTTGAGGGTTGAACTTACAATAACAGCAGACTTTCAATGGGAGGACAATGTACATGGTTATGTGGAGCCTTTTTGGGTTATCGTGGAGGATAATGATGGTGACTACATTCTTCATCATGAGTACTTTATGCTGAAAAAGCAGTATGTTGATGAGCACCAGGTTGTGGACCTCACACTGAATTTCACAGTTCCTATATATGAGCCATTGCCACCTCAGTATTTCATTCGTGTTGTGTCAGATAAATGGCTTGGTTCACAAACAGTTTTGCCTGTCTCTTTCAGGCATCTTATCTTGCCAGAAAAATATCCGCCTCCAACAGAGTTGTTGGACTTGCAGCCGCTGCCTGTGACTGCATTGAGAAATCCATCATATGAAGCTctttatcaagattttaagcATTTTAATCCAGTGCAAACTCAGGTCTTTACTGTTCTGTATAATACTGATGACAATGTCTTGGTTGCTGCGCCAACAGGGAGTGGGAAGACTATCTGTGCAGAGTTTGCCATACTGAGGAATCACCAAAAGGGACCTGAGAGTGTCATGCGTGCAGTGTATATTGCACCTCTTGAAGCAATTGCCAGGGAACGCTATCGTGATTGGGAGAGAAAGTTCGGTAGAGGTCTTGGCATGCGGGTTGTTGAATTGACTGGGGAAACAGCCACGGACTTGAAGCTGCTCGAAAAGGGTCAAATAATCATAAGCACCCCAGAGAAATGGGATGCTTTGTCTAGACGCTGGAAGCAGCGGAAGTATGTGCAGCAAGTTAGTCTTTTTATCATTGATGAGCTTCACTTGATTGGGGGTCAAGGTGGTCCTGTCTTAGAGGTGATTGTCTCTAGGATGCGATACATTGCTAGTCAGATAGAGAACAAGATACGGATTGTGGCTTTGTCATCTTCTCTTGCAAATGCAAAGGATCTTGGGGAGTGGATAGGAGCTACATCTCATGGCCTATTCAATTTTCCTCCTGGTGTGCGTCCTGTGCCCCTGGAAATACACATTCAAGGTGTAGATATAGCCAATTTTGAGGCAAGGATGCAAGCCATGACAAAACCGACATATACTTCTATTGTCCAGCATGCAAAGAATGGAAAGCCCGCTATTGTGTTTGTCCCCACAAGAAAGCATGTGCGACTTGCTGCTGTGGATCTGATGACATACTCAAGTATGGATGGTGGAGAGAAGCCACCTTTTCTGTTAAGGTCCATTGAGGAATTGGAGCCTTTCATTGGAAAGATTCAGGAAGAAATGTTGAGAGCCACTTTGCACCATGGCATTGGCTACTTGCATGAGGGCTTGAGCAGCTTGGATCAAGAAGTTGTGTCCCAACTGTTTGAAGCTGGGTGGATTCAGGTTTGTGTCATGAGTAGTTCAATGTGCTGGGGAGTGCCTTTGTCAGCACATTTGGTGGTTGTGATGGGTACTCAATACTATGACGGGCAAGAAAATGCTCACACAGATTATCCTGTTACAGATCTTCTGCAGATGATGGGCCATGCTAGCCGACCTCTTCTAGATAATTCTGGAAAGTGTGTCATCTTTTGCCACGCACCTCGTAAAGAATATTACAAGAAATTCTTATATGAAGCATTTCCCGTGGAAAGTCATTTGCACCATTTCTtgcatgataattttaatgctGAAGTTGTTGCTGGAGTTATTGAGAACAAGCAGGATGCTGTTGATTATCTCACATGGACTTTCACGTATAGGAGGCTCACTCAGAATCCAAACTACTACAATCTCCAGGGAGTTAGTCACAGGCACCTTTCTGATCACCTTTCAGAGCTTGTTGAGAACACATTGACTGACCTAGAGAGGAGTAAATGTGTCGCTATTGAAGAGGACATGGACCTTTCTCCTCTGAATCTTGGCATGATAGCGTCTTACTATTACATCAGTTATACTACTATTGAACGTTTTAGCTCCTCTTTGACTCCCAAAACAAAGATGAAGGGTCTTCTGGAAATCCTCTCTTCAGCCTCAGAGTATGCACAATTGCCAATAAGGCCTGGGGAGGAGGAGGTGCTTCGAAGATTAATCAATCACCAGaggttttcatttgaaaatccTAGATACGCTGATCCACATGTGAAGGCTAATGTGTTGCTACAAGCCCATTTCTCTAGGCAATCCGTGGGTGGGAACCTAGCATTGGACCAGCGAGAGGTGCTCCTTTCTGGCAGTAGATTGCTTCAAGCAATGGTTGATGTCATTTCGAGCAATGGTTGGTTGAGCCTTGCTCTCCTTGCAATGGAAGTTAGCCAAATGGTGACGCAAGGGATGTGGGAGCGTGATTCCATGCTTCTACAGCTTCCACACTTCACAAAGGACATGGCTAAGAGGTGTCAGGAGAACCCTGGAAAGAGTATTGAGACGGTATTTGATCTGGTGGAGATGGAAGATGATGAGAGGCGGGAGCTTCTGCAGATGTCAGATTCACAGTTGCTAGATATTGTCAGGTTTTGCAATCGATTCCCCAACATTGATATGTCTTATGAGGTGATGGATGGTGATAATGTTAGGGCAGGAGAAGACATCACTTTGCTGGTCACTCTTGAAAGGGATCTAGAGGGGAGGACAGAGGTGGGACCTGTTGATTCACCCAGGTATCCTAAAGCCAAAGAAGAAGGGTGGTGGCTTGTTGTTGGTGATACCAAGAGCAACCAGCTGCTTGCCATCAAAAGGGTTTCCCTTCAGAGGAAGTCAAAGGTGAAGCTGGAGTTTGCTGCTCCTGCAGATACTGGAAGGAAGTCGTATACTCTCTATTTCATGTGTGATTCGTATCTTGGTTGTGACCAGGAATACAACTTCTCTGTTGATGTTGGTGAAGCAGCAGGCCCGGACGAAGACAGTGGAAGAGAGTAA